In the genome of uncultured Campylobacter sp., one region contains:
- a CDS encoding fumarate reductase flavoprotein subunit, with translation MNVIYCDSLVIGGGLAGLRAAIATGEKGLSTIVLSLIPVKRSHSAAAQGGMQASLGNSKMSEGDNEDVHFADTVKGSDWGCDQDVARMFAQTAPKAIRELAGWGVPWTRITRGERSAIINAQKTTITEKDEVHGLIHSRDFGGTKKWRTCYTADATGHTMLFAVANEALKHNVDIHDRKEAIALIHANNRCYGAIVRDLVTGELIAYVSKGTLIATGGYGRVYKHTTNAVVCEGIGAAIALETGVAQLGNMEAVQFHPTPIVPSGILLTEGCRGDGGILRDVDGYRFMPDYEPEKKELASRDVVSRRIMEHIRAGKGVKSPYGEHVWLDISILGREHIEKNLRDVQEICEIFNGIDPADTEVITDEQGRKRGKGWAPILPMQHYSMGGIKTKATGESPTLAGLFSAGEAACWDMHGFNRLGGNSVAETVVAGMIVGEYFAEYCQGHDVDINTHDIQKFVDKEQNYMKSLLEKEGKFNVFEIKNKMKDVMWEHCAIFRTGEGLAKAVKELEELYKQSLDVKVSNKELFGNPELEEAYRVPKMLKLALCIAKGALDRTESRGAHFREDYPKRDDLNWLKRTLASWKEGDTMPTLSYEPLDIMKMEMPPAFRGYGAKGNIIEHPDSAVRQKEVDEIREKMQAEGKGRYEIQEALMHYELQPKYKAPNERAGIGYE, from the coding sequence ATGAATGTAATATATTGCGATTCTTTAGTTATTGGCGGCGGTTTGGCGGGCTTAAGAGCTGCGATCGCTACCGGAGAGAAGGGGCTTAGCACCATCGTTTTGAGCCTGATCCCCGTTAAGCGCTCGCACTCTGCGGCAGCTCAAGGCGGCATGCAGGCGTCTCTGGGAAATTCCAAAATGAGCGAGGGCGACAACGAGGACGTGCACTTTGCCGATACCGTAAAAGGAAGCGACTGGGGCTGCGATCAAGATGTCGCTAGGATGTTTGCACAAACGGCGCCTAAGGCTATTCGCGAACTTGCGGGCTGGGGCGTTCCTTGGACCAGGATTACTAGAGGCGAGCGAAGCGCTATTATCAACGCTCAAAAAACCACGATCACCGAAAAAGATGAGGTTCACGGACTTATCCACAGTCGCGACTTCGGCGGCACGAAAAAATGGCGAACCTGCTATACCGCCGATGCTACGGGACATACTATGCTTTTTGCCGTTGCAAATGAAGCGCTAAAGCATAACGTCGATATTCATGATAGGAAAGAAGCGATCGCGCTAATTCACGCAAATAATCGCTGCTACGGCGCAATCGTGCGTGATTTGGTTACCGGCGAGCTGATCGCATACGTCTCAAAGGGCACGCTGATCGCTACCGGCGGCTACGGCAGAGTATATAAGCACACCACAAACGCCGTCGTTTGCGAGGGTATAGGTGCTGCTATCGCGCTTGAGACGGGGGTCGCGCAGCTTGGAAATATGGAAGCGGTGCAGTTTCACCCAACCCCTATCGTTCCGAGCGGAATTTTACTTACCGAAGGCTGCCGCGGCGACGGCGGAATTTTGCGCGATGTGGACGGCTACCGCTTTATGCCGGATTATGAGCCCGAGAAAAAGGAACTTGCTAGCCGCGACGTCGTAAGTCGCCGCATAATGGAGCATATCCGCGCAGGTAAGGGGGTAAAGAGCCCTTACGGTGAGCACGTTTGGCTTGACATATCGATCCTCGGACGCGAGCATATCGAGAAAAATTTACGCGACGTGCAAGAAATTTGCGAAATTTTCAACGGCATCGATCCTGCCGACACCGAGGTAATAACCGACGAGCAGGGCAGGAAGCGCGGCAAGGGCTGGGCTCCGATCCTTCCTATGCAGCACTACTCGATGGGCGGTATCAAAACAAAAGCTACGGGCGAGAGTCCGACTTTGGCGGGACTATTCAGCGCCGGCGAGGCTGCGTGCTGGGATATGCACGGCTTTAACCGCTTGGGCGGAAATTCCGTCGCCGAAACCGTCGTCGCAGGAATGATCGTGGGCGAGTATTTTGCGGAGTATTGCCAAGGACACGACGTCGATATCAATACGCACGATATACAAAAATTCGTAGATAAAGAGCAAAACTACATGAAAAGCCTGCTTGAAAAAGAGGGTAAATTTAACGTATTCGAGATCAAAAACAAGATGAAAGACGTGATGTGGGAGCACTGCGCGATCTTCCGTACCGGCGAGGGGTTAGCCAAAGCCGTAAAAGAGCTCGAGGAGCTTTATAAGCAATCTTTGGACGTCAAAGTAAGCAATAAAGAGCTTTTCGGAAACCCGGAGCTCGAGGAGGCTTATCGCGTACCGAAGATGCTAAAACTCGCGCTTTGTATCGCCAAGGGTGCGCTTGATCGCACAGAAAGCCGCGGCGCGCACTTCCGCGAGGATTATCCGAAACGCGACGATCTAAACTGGCTAAAACGAACGCTTGCGAGCTGGAAGGAGGGCGATACGATGCCTACTCTAAGCTACGAGCCGCTTGATATTATGAAGATGGAGATGCCGCCTGCGTTCCGCGGATACGGCGCCAAAGGCAATATCATCGAGCACCCCGACAGCGCCGTGCGCCAAAAAGAGGTCGATGAAATTCGCGAGAAAATGCAAGCCGAGGGCAAAGGCAGATATGAAATTCAAGAGGCATTGATGCATTATGAATTGCAGCCAAAATATAAAGCACCTAACGAAAGAGCAGGTATAGGATATGAGTAG
- a CDS encoding fumarate reductase iron-sulfur subunit — protein MSRKITIKAFKYNPLSKISKPHFATYELEETDGMTLFIALNVIREKFDPELSFDFVCRAGICGSCGMLVNGKPQLACRTLTKDYPDGVIELMPLPVFKLLKDLSVDTGNWMNAMSKRVESWIHTDHETDISKLEEKVEPEVAQEVFELDRCIECGICVASCGTAIMRKDFIGAVGINRIARFQIDALDKRTDEYFYELIGDDDGVFGCMTLLGCEDNCPKHLPLQSKIAYVRRKLAAQGKCGCGK, from the coding sequence ATGAGTAGAAAAATAACAATAAAGGCATTTAAGTATAATCCGCTAAGCAAAATTTCAAAGCCGCACTTCGCTACTTACGAGCTTGAAGAGACCGACGGAATGACGCTATTTATCGCGCTTAACGTGATTCGTGAAAAATTTGATCCCGAGCTAAGCTTCGACTTCGTTTGTCGCGCGGGTATCTGCGGTAGCTGCGGTATGCTCGTAAACGGCAAGCCGCAGCTTGCGTGCCGCACGCTTACCAAGGACTATCCGGATGGCGTGATCGAGCTTATGCCGCTTCCGGTTTTCAAGCTGCTAAAAGACCTCAGCGTCGATACGGGCAACTGGATGAACGCGATGAGCAAACGCGTAGAGAGCTGGATCCACACCGATCACGAGACCGACATCTCTAAGCTTGAGGAGAAGGTCGAGCCGGAGGTCGCGCAAGAGGTTTTCGAGCTGGATCGCTGCATCGAGTGCGGCATCTGCGTGGCGAGCTGCGGCACCGCTATAATGCGAAAGGATTTCATCGGCGCCGTTGGTATCAACCGTATAGCGCGTTTTCAGATCGATGCGCTGGATAAGCGAACCGATGAGTATTTTTACGAGCTAATCGGCGATGATGACGGAGTATTCGGCTGTATGACGCTGCTAGGCTGCGAGGACAACTGCCCTAAGCACCTTCCGCTTCAAAGCAAAATCGCATATGTTCGCCGCAAGCTTGCCGCTCAGGGCAAATGCGGCTGCGGCAAATAA
- the rarD gene encoding EamA family transporter RarD, which yields MEENRAKGLMLALATFVMWGVFPIFFKLIKDVDAVQILAHRVVWSFLLLLVFLCFAHRLKNVVRLLSTPQIALTLLCTGLLISTNWGIYIYAVNSDQILATSLGYFINPLFSVLLGALFLRERLSAAAKFSLLLAFAAIGVQIYALGRLPIISLVLPLSFAFYGLIRKKVKVPSFEGLFCETTLMLLPALAFLIYCALKGSGAFGFNVSSALLFASGLITILPLLTFAVSTQYLPLSTIGFMQYISPSMSMLIAVFIYGEELETYKILSFSLIWFGLAVVGLDGLRRKNG from the coding sequence ATGGAAGAAAACCGCGCTAAAGGGCTAATGCTTGCTCTCGCTACCTTTGTTATGTGGGGCGTTTTTCCGATATTTTTCAAGCTCATAAAGGACGTGGATGCGGTGCAAATTTTAGCGCATCGCGTCGTTTGGTCCTTCCTGCTGCTGCTCGTTTTTCTCTGCTTTGCGCACCGCTTAAAAAATGTCGTGCGACTTCTTAGCACTCCCCAAATCGCTCTCACGCTGCTTTGTACGGGACTACTTATCAGCACGAACTGGGGCATTTATATCTACGCGGTAAATTCCGATCAAATTTTAGCCACCAGCCTCGGATATTTTATAAATCCACTATTTTCGGTGCTTTTGGGCGCTTTGTTTCTGCGCGAGCGACTAAGCGCGGCGGCGAAATTTTCCCTACTGCTAGCCTTTGCAGCGATCGGCGTGCAAATTTACGCGCTGGGTAGGCTGCCGATAATCTCGCTCGTGCTGCCGCTTAGCTTTGCATTTTACGGCCTCATTCGCAAGAAGGTAAAAGTGCCTAGCTTTGAGGGGCTGTTTTGCGAGACGACGCTGATGCTGCTGCCTGCGCTTGCGTTTCTGATCTACTGCGCGCTGAAAGGAAGCGGCGCCTTCGGCTTTAACGTAAGCAGCGCGCTGCTGTTTGCAAGCGGGCTGATTACGATTTTGCCGCTGCTTACCTTCGCCGTAAGCACGCAGTATCTGCCGCTATCCACGATCGGCTTTATGCAGTACATCAGCCCTAGCATGAGCATGCTGATCGCGGTATTTATCTACGGCGAGGAGCTTGAGACTTATAAAATTTTGAGCTTTTCGCTAATTTGGTTCGGGCTCGCGGTCGTGGGCTTGGACGGCTTAAGGAGAAAAAATGGCTAA
- a CDS encoding class II 3-deoxy-7-phosphoheptulonate synthase gives MSWSRTSWKDYKILQQPIYQDESAVQAAKDRLYKLPPLIFAGEVRNLKAELARASEGKSFLLQGGDCAESFNDFSANNIRDMFKVMLQMAIILTFAASCPVVKVGRIAGQFAKPRSSDFEEAGGISLPSYRGDIINGFEFNEAARKPDPVRMIEAYHQSASTLNLLRAFSRGGLANLHEVHKWNLGFLKKGELEAKFNELSDEISRTLKFMEACGLSAANSPSLAETVLYTSHEALLLHYEECLTRIDSTSGDWYDCSAHMLWIGERTRGADDAHVHFLSGIKNPLGVKIGPSGTADEILRLCDKLNPQNEAGRLNVIIRMGADKIGARLPKILRELKREGRAILYSIDPMHGNTVKTANGYKTREFSKILSEVQSFFEIHAAEGTHAGGIHLEMTGQNVTECTGGSFNVTQETLKQRYETQCDPRLNADQALELAFLLADNLKKAD, from the coding sequence ATGAGCTGGAGTAGGACGTCGTGGAAAGATTATAAAATTTTACAGCAGCCGATTTATCAGGATGAAAGTGCGGTGCAGGCCGCTAAAGATCGCCTTTACAAACTGCCGCCGCTGATATTTGCGGGCGAGGTTCGCAACCTAAAGGCTGAGCTTGCGCGCGCCAGCGAGGGCAAGTCGTTTCTGCTTCAAGGCGGCGATTGCGCGGAGAGCTTTAATGATTTTAGCGCGAATAATATCCGCGATATGTTTAAGGTAATGCTTCAGATGGCGATCATTCTTACTTTTGCGGCGAGTTGCCCCGTCGTTAAAGTGGGTCGCATCGCAGGGCAGTTCGCAAAGCCGCGCAGCAGCGACTTTGAGGAGGCGGGCGGCATAAGTTTGCCTAGCTACCGTGGCGACATAATCAACGGCTTTGAGTTTAACGAAGCGGCGCGCAAGCCGGATCCTGTGCGCATGATCGAGGCGTATCATCAAAGCGCTTCGACGCTGAATTTGCTGCGCGCCTTTTCTCGCGGCGGTCTTGCGAACCTGCACGAGGTGCATAAGTGGAATTTGGGCTTTTTGAAAAAGGGCGAGCTGGAGGCTAAATTTAACGAGCTGAGCGATGAAATTTCGCGCACGCTTAAATTTATGGAGGCGTGCGGACTGAGCGCTGCGAACTCTCCGAGCCTTGCCGAGACGGTGCTTTACACCTCGCACGAGGCGCTGCTGCTGCACTACGAGGAGTGCCTGACGCGCATCGACAGCACCAGCGGCGATTGGTACGATTGCTCGGCGCACATGCTTTGGATCGGCGAGCGCACGCGCGGCGCGGACGATGCGCACGTGCATTTTTTAAGCGGTATCAAAAACCCTCTCGGCGTCAAGATCGGCCCGAGCGGCACCGCGGATGAAATTTTGCGCCTTTGCGACAAGCTCAATCCGCAAAACGAAGCAGGTAGGCTAAACGTCATCATTCGCATGGGCGCGGATAAGATCGGCGCGCGGCTGCCGAAAATTTTACGCGAGCTAAAGCGCGAGGGCAGGGCGATCCTATACAGCATCGATCCGATGCACGGTAATACCGTCAAGACCGCCAACGGCTATAAAACGCGCGAGTTTTCTAAAATTTTAAGCGAGGTTCAGAGCTTTTTTGAGATCCACGCTGCGGAGGGCACGCACGCGGGCGGCATTCACCTTGAGATGACCGGTCAAAACGTCACAGAGTGCACGGGCGGCTCGTTTAACGTAACGCAAGAGACGCTAAAACAGCGCTACGAAACGCAGTGTGATCCGCGCCTAAACGCAGATCAGGCGCTGGAGCTTGCGTTTTTGCTCGCCGATAATTTAAAAAAGGCGGATTAG
- the acpS gene encoding holo-ACP synthase, translating into MIKIGTDITAVRRISALRAKYGAKFLKRILKKSERSSALRDESIAGVYAAKEALSKALGTGIGAEFGFKDAKIYKDALGAPHLKIRKKIRKKFHIKSASLSITHDVNVAIAVVALKLNKPRSK; encoded by the coding sequence GTGATAAAGATCGGCACGGACATAACCGCGGTGCGCAGGATCTCGGCGCTGCGCGCAAAATACGGCGCGAAATTTCTAAAGCGCATTTTGAAAAAATCCGAGCGCTCCTCGGCGCTGCGCGACGAAAGTATAGCGGGCGTCTATGCCGCCAAAGAGGCGCTTAGTAAGGCGCTAGGCACCGGCATCGGCGCGGAATTCGGCTTTAAAGACGCCAAAATTTACAAAGACGCCCTAGGCGCGCCGCACCTAAAAATACGTAAAAAAATCCGTAAAAAATTTCATATCAAATCCGCAAGCCTTAGCATTACGCACGATGTAAACGTCGCAATCGCCGTAGTCGCATTAAAACTTAATAAGCCGCGCTCAAAGTAA
- a CDS encoding peptidylprolyl isomerase, whose translation MESLKIYDIDAAALARDKYAVIKTEKGDMKLELFADEAPQAVTNFASLARSGFYKGLNFHRVIPNFVIQGGCPRGTGTGGPGWRIKCECDRQKHKHVRGALSMAHAGRDTGGSQFFVCHSAQPHLDGVHTVFGQIVDQPSLAVLDAIRQGDKIIDVEIKERL comes from the coding sequence ATGGAAAGCTTAAAAATTTACGACATCGACGCGGCGGCTTTGGCGCGCGATAAATACGCCGTTATCAAAACCGAAAAGGGCGATATGAAGCTGGAGCTTTTCGCAGATGAAGCCCCGCAGGCGGTTACGAATTTCGCCAGCCTCGCGCGCAGCGGGTTTTACAAGGGGCTAAATTTTCACCGCGTAATTCCAAATTTCGTAATCCAAGGCGGCTGCCCGCGCGGCACCGGCACGGGAGGCCCGGGCTGGCGCATAAAGTGCGAATGCGACCGCCAAAAGCACAAGCACGTGCGCGGTGCGCTATCGATGGCGCACGCGGGGCGCGATACGGGCGGAAGCCAGTTTTTCGTCTGCCACAGCGCGCAGCCGCACCTAGACGGCGTGCATACGGTCTTCGGGCAAATCGTGGATCAGCCTAGCCTAGCGGTTTTGGACGCGATCAGACAGGGCGATAAGATCATCGACGTCGAGATTAAAGAGAGGCTATAA
- a CDS encoding YebC/PmpR family DNA-binding transcriptional regulator, giving the protein MGRAFEYRRASKEARWGKMSKLFPKLGKAITMAAKEGGEDPLMNSKLRAAIATAKAQNMPKDNIDAAIKRASGKDSADIKTIFYDGKAPHGALLIIECATDNPTRTVANVKSILNKAKGEFLPSGSLKFMFSHKAIFETKLPSRDIEELELELIDFGLSELEINEFENDKGELEQTLLIYGEYESFGTLNEGIEKIGLEIISASLKFVANEKHEFSEEQLSDIDALLERLEDDDDVQAVYTNIA; this is encoded by the coding sequence ATGGGACGAGCTTTTGAATACAGACGCGCTTCAAAAGAAGCTAGATGGGGGAAGATGAGCAAACTTTTCCCAAAACTGGGCAAGGCCATAACGATGGCTGCGAAAGAGGGCGGCGAAGATCCGCTGATGAACTCTAAACTGCGCGCCGCGATCGCCACGGCAAAGGCGCAAAATATGCCCAAAGACAACATTGACGCGGCTATCAAGCGCGCAAGCGGCAAAGATAGCGCCGATATCAAAACGATCTTTTACGACGGCAAGGCCCCCCACGGCGCGCTTTTAATAATCGAATGCGCCACCGACAACCCGACCCGCACCGTCGCGAACGTAAAGTCGATTTTAAACAAAGCTAAGGGCGAGTTTTTGCCGAGCGGCAGTTTGAAATTTATGTTTTCGCACAAGGCCATTTTTGAAACCAAGCTGCCGAGCCGCGACATTGAGGAGCTGGAGCTTGAGCTCATCGACTTCGGTCTTAGCGAGCTTGAGATCAACGAGTTTGAAAACGACAAAGGTGAGCTCGAACAGACGCTTCTAATCTACGGCGAATACGAAAGCTTCGGCACTCTAAACGAGGGGATCGAAAAGATAGGGCTTGAGATCATCAGCGCAAGCTTAAAATTCGTCGCTAACGAAAAGCACGAATTTAGCGAGGAGCAGCTTAGCGACATAGACGCGCTGCTCGAGCGGCTAGAGGATGACGACGACGTGCAGGCAGTTTACACCAACATCGCATAG
- a CDS encoding heavy-metal-associated domain-containing protein, translating to MALKQSVKFKAQNIHCENCARTIKNALKDDFGEIEVDVASGVVSLSLDPRDEAKFKEEMDDLGFSVAEKLACEN from the coding sequence ATGGCTTTGAAACAAAGCGTAAAATTTAAGGCGCAAAATATACACTGCGAAAACTGCGCGAGGACGATCAAAAACGCGCTTAAGGACGATTTCGGCGAGATCGAGGTGGACGTGGCAAGCGGAGTGGTGAGTTTAAGCTTAGATCCGCGCGACGAGGCTAAATTTAAAGAGGAGATGGACGATTTGGGCTTTAGCGTCGCAGAAAAGCTAGCCTGCGAAAACTAA
- a CDS encoding cation-translocating P-type ATPase — MPSKITLNIVGMSCVNCSNAIERSSRKIEGVKEAHVNFANGSGEFVLDDPAVEETLKAKIKKLGYDIAVDYEDLERKKRSNLKAALFRLILALILAAAVMAVEMSGFLSFVPKALLCAAMACVSLFYCGKNFFYHAYGSLKNRSFDMNVLVAMGSFFAFAYSLTAAAWVYTHGAQNEFTNLYFSSASMIIAFISLGKYLEERSKMKANDYIKGLIDLSPKTALLIKDDGTIAEVRAEALKPGDKVLVKNGSRIPCDGLIVEGGAQIDASLISGESLAVYKSVGDEVNAGCVSTDGVIYVKVTKFPHQTLLAEIKNLLNEAGNKKMPIARFADKISNIFVPAVIMIALVSFIAWMALDGRLSYAASAAICVLIISCPCALGLATPIAIVCAISNAAKAGILIKNPEILEILKDADVAVFDKTGTLSKGEISVSFSDLSAQDLYALASAQKLSEHPISKAIVKFAELKFGEISKFNGEFESIAGKGIVAKNPTGEILCGSAGFLRERGVDAGVEVEAEELLDKGFGVVYCAIGGSYAGFIAFSDEIRTEARGVVQALQKSGVKTVMLTGDNAKTANFVARNLGIDEVKSGVLPSGKYEFIKSLTDEGKRVLFVGDGVNDAPSLKAASIGIAMNGGSDVAKGAGDVIFIKNDLESVLYLFRLGGAAMRTIKQNLFWALFYNAVCIPIAAGALYPALGVLLKPMYGAAAMCFSSVTVVLNSIRLKFAKF, encoded by the coding sequence ATGCCAAGCAAAATCACTCTAAATATCGTCGGGATGAGCTGCGTAAACTGCTCCAATGCGATCGAGCGGTCAAGCCGCAAGATCGAGGGGGTGAAGGAAGCGCACGTAAATTTCGCAAACGGTAGCGGCGAGTTCGTACTAGATGACCCCGCCGTAGAGGAGACGCTAAAAGCCAAGATCAAAAAGCTAGGCTACGACATCGCCGTGGATTACGAGGATTTGGAGCGCAAAAAGCGGAGCAATCTCAAAGCGGCGCTATTTAGGCTAATCCTAGCTCTCATTTTGGCCGCGGCGGTAATGGCTGTGGAGATGAGCGGGTTTTTGAGCTTCGTTCCAAAGGCGCTGCTTTGCGCGGCAATGGCGTGCGTGAGCCTATTTTACTGCGGCAAGAACTTCTTTTATCACGCTTACGGCTCTCTGAAAAACAGAAGCTTCGATATGAATGTACTCGTGGCGATGGGAAGCTTTTTCGCGTTTGCCTATTCGCTAACGGCCGCGGCGTGGGTCTATACGCACGGCGCACAGAACGAATTTACCAATCTTTATTTCTCGTCCGCCTCGATGATAATCGCCTTTATTTCGCTCGGCAAATACCTAGAAGAGCGCAGCAAGATGAAGGCGAACGACTACATCAAGGGGCTAATCGATCTAAGCCCTAAAACCGCACTTTTGATCAAAGATGACGGTACGATAGCCGAAGTGCGCGCAGAAGCGCTAAAGCCGGGCGATAAAGTGCTAGTAAAAAACGGCTCGCGCATCCCTTGCGACGGGCTTATCGTCGAGGGCGGCGCGCAGATCGATGCTTCGCTCATCAGCGGCGAGAGCTTGGCGGTTTATAAAAGCGTAGGCGATGAGGTCAATGCGGGCTGCGTCAGCACTGATGGTGTCATCTACGTGAAGGTGACGAAATTCCCGCATCAGACGCTGCTTGCCGAGATTAAAAATCTGCTAAACGAGGCGGGCAACAAAAAGATGCCGATCGCGCGCTTTGCCGATAAAATTTCAAATATCTTCGTGCCCGCGGTGATTATGATCGCGCTTGTCAGCTTTATAGCGTGGATGGCGCTTGACGGGCGACTCTCATACGCCGCATCCGCCGCTATCTGCGTGCTTATCATCTCCTGCCCGTGCGCGCTAGGTCTTGCGACGCCGATTGCGATCGTTTGCGCGATCTCAAACGCCGCAAAGGCTGGAATTTTAATCAAAAATCCCGAAATTTTAGAAATTTTAAAGGACGCGGACGTTGCGGTTTTCGATAAAACCGGCACGCTTAGCAAGGGCGAAATTTCGGTAAGCTTCAGCGATCTGAGCGCCCAGGATCTCTACGCTTTAGCAAGTGCGCAAAAGCTTAGCGAGCATCCGATCTCAAAGGCGATCGTGAAATTTGCCGAGCTGAAATTCGGCGAAATTTCTAAATTTAACGGCGAGTTCGAAAGCATCGCGGGCAAGGGGATCGTCGCGAAAAATCCCACCGGCGAAATCCTTTGCGGCAGTGCAGGCTTTCTGCGCGAGCGCGGCGTGGATGCGGGCGTCGAAGTAGAAGCGGAGGAGCTTTTAGACAAGGGCTTCGGCGTCGTTTACTGCGCGATAGGCGGCTCATATGCGGGCTTTATCGCATTTAGCGACGAGATCAGAACCGAAGCGCGCGGCGTCGTACAGGCGCTGCAAAAAAGCGGCGTAAAAACCGTTATGCTAACGGGCGATAACGCCAAAACGGCAAATTTCGTCGCTCGCAACCTCGGCATCGACGAGGTAAAAAGCGGAGTGCTTCCAAGCGGCAAATATGAGTTCATCAAATCCCTGACGGACGAAGGCAAGCGGGTGCTTTTCGTGGGCGATGGCGTCAATGACGCGCCGAGCTTAAAAGCTGCTAGCATCGGCATCGCGATGAACGGCGGCAGCGACGTAGCCAAGGGTGCGGGCGACGTGATTTTTATAAAAAACGACCTTGAAAGCGTGCTGTATCTATTCCGCCTAGGCGGTGCCGCCATGCGGACGATCAAGCAAAACCTCTTCTGGGCGCTCTTTTACAACGCCGTATGTATCCCGATCGCGGCAGGCGCGCTATATCCAGCGCTCGGCGTGCTTCTAAAGCCGATGTACGGCGCCGCGGCGATGTGCTTTAGCTCCGTAACGGTCGTGCTAAATTCCATCAGATTGAAATTCGCTAAATTTTAA
- a CDS encoding ankyrin repeat domain-containing protein → MQFEVAMRKILMGSFVFCGTLFGASCEQMLSDPRGFFSKEPADEELLQSDFGCKGSLAGAEFLQNLKSASSEIRDENIDCVGNEALLNEKRLERTLAFAGMDGEGFLSYAKEKNYAQISEKSLEALEFYSERKIGNFIAYGNFMGEIPVAREALRDYFAAKFNKNDADELASAVIAEFIAYAAKDRKAGDYGELELALKGGVGADEFRTLLFSKDFAIYELDNALDLALLLGYDERFSGALIERGAQVNAGEENSLFYAMNNVQSAKFMISKGALVSYKNSLGQTPIFFAAAAKNYELVKLLIYSHASVNVRQIGSAEAQALASLGERSDGCERSGAGKTLLMFAAQKSTKQIVELLVKSGANEKAADEAGLNALDYALAGGEAATQSYLRSLGLSPTQVSDDFTSDPQDAPEREN, encoded by the coding sequence ATGCAATTCGAGGTAGCGATGCGAAAAATTCTAATGGGTTCGTTTGTTTTTTGCGGCACGCTTTTTGGCGCTTCTTGCGAGCAGATGCTAAGCGATCCGCGCGGCTTTTTTAGCAAAGAGCCTGCGGACGAAGAGCTGCTGCAAAGCGATTTTGGCTGTAAAGGCTCGCTAGCTGGCGCAGAATTTTTGCAAAATTTAAAAAGCGCGTCTTCTGAGATCAGGGACGAAAATATCGATTGCGTCGGTAATGAAGCCTTGCTGAACGAAAAAAGGCTTGAGCGAACCTTGGCGTTTGCGGGGATGGACGGAGAGGGATTTTTAAGCTATGCTAAAGAGAAAAACTACGCACAAATTAGCGAAAAATCGCTTGAAGCCTTAGAATTTTACTCCGAGCGCAAGATTGGAAATTTCATCGCTTATGGCAATTTTATGGGCGAGATCCCGGTAGCCAGGGAGGCGTTAAGAGATTATTTCGCCGCTAAATTCAACAAAAACGACGCTGATGAGCTGGCAAGCGCCGTGATAGCGGAATTTATTGCATACGCCGCAAAAGATCGCAAGGCGGGAGATTACGGTGAGCTTGAGCTGGCGCTAAAAGGCGGAGTAGGCGCAGATGAGTTTCGTACGCTACTTTTTAGCAAGGATTTTGCGATTTACGAGCTTGATAATGCCCTGGATCTGGCACTTTTGCTAGGATATGACGAGCGTTTTAGCGGTGCTTTGATCGAGCGAGGTGCGCAGGTGAATGCTGGCGAGGAAAACTCGCTATTTTACGCGATGAATAACGTTCAAAGCGCTAAATTTATGATCTCTAAAGGCGCCTTGGTTAGCTATAAAAACTCACTTGGGCAAACTCCGATATTTTTCGCCGCCGCGGCAAAAAATTATGAGCTCGTAAAATTGCTAATCTACTCGCACGCTAGCGTAAATGTCCGCCAGATCGGCAGCGCTGAAGCTCAGGCTCTAGCGTCGCTAGGCGAGCGTAGCGACGGCTGTGAACGTTCGGGCGCGGGTAAGACACTGCTGATGTTTGCGGCGCAAAAAAGTACCAAGCAGATCGTTGAATTGCTCGTAAAATCGGGCGCAAACGAAAAGGCGGCCGACGAGGCGGGGCTAAATGCGCTAGACTACGCGCTTGCGGGTGGTGAAGCGGCTACGCAGAGCTATTTGCGCTCGCTTGGATTAAGTCCTACGCAAGTAAGCGATGATTTTACGAGCGATCCGCAAGATGCACCTGAGCGTGAAAATTAG